The following coding sequences lie in one Epinephelus moara isolate mb chromosome 17, YSFRI_EMoa_1.0, whole genome shotgun sequence genomic window:
- the cd99l2 gene encoding CD99 antigen-like protein 2 isoform X2: protein MSAFSVPLLCLSLCPLWTVVLSQDLNLADALDDDSKPTTPSPKPPKPAAPGGGTGGDFNLEDLLNTDGTTTTTTKVPPKVVPKVPAGTKAPVKPNPKPAADDFDLADALDPNNDIGGKDKNKGQGGGFSNDDLFGVAKDDNYKPDKGKGDRPSGGDQNYHDDTNEPAAEVGTIAGIASAVAMALVGAISSYISYQKKKLCFGIQQSLNADMVKAENPEAVVATEPQVQQTLLEPPNAEPPSAENTV, encoded by the exons atgtctgctttctctgtccctcttctctgtctgtccctctgtcctctctggACTGTAGTCCTGTCTCAGGACTTGAACCTGGCTGATGCCCTGGATGATGACAGTAAACCAA CGACTCCTTCCCCAAAGCCACCAAAACCAGCAGCACCAGGCGGGGGAACAGGAGGAG ACTTTAATCTAGAGGATTTACTCAATACCGATggcaccaccaccactaccaccaaAGTCCCACCCAAGGTTGTGCCCAAAGTCCCCGCAGGTACCAAGGCCCCAGTCAAGCCCAATCCCAAGCCAG CTGCCGATGACTTTGACCTGGCTGATGCCTTGGACCCCAACAATGACATTGGTGGCAAGGATAAGAACAAGGGGCAGGGAG GTGGATTTAGTAATGATGATCTGTTTGGTGTTGCTAAAGATGATAACTACAAACCTGACAAAGGCAAAG GTGACCGTCCAAGTGGTGGTGATCAAAATTACCATGATGATACCAATG aGCCGGCTGCAGAAGTGGGCACCATTGCCGGGATTGCTAGTGCAGTTGCTATGGCGCTGGTGGGTGCAATCAGCAGCTACATCTCCTaccagaagaagaagctgtGCTTCGGTATACAAC AGAGCCTGAATGCTGACATGGTGAAGGCTGAGAACCCCGAGGCTGTGGTGGCTACAGAACCACAAG TCCAACAGACTCTTCTGGAGCCACCCAATGCTGAACCTCCCTCTGCAGAGAATActgtgtaa
- the cd99l2 gene encoding CD99 antigen-like protein 2 isoform X1, producing MANRSLWSLCLLLALLLPLEVLSQDLNLADALDDDSKPTTPSPKPPKPAAPGGGTGGDFNLEDLLNTDGTTTTTTKVPPKVVPKVPAGTKAPVKPNPKPAADDFDLADALDPNNDIGGKDKNKGQGGGFSNDDLFGVAKDDNYKPDKGKGDRPSGGDQNYHDDTNEPAAEVGTIAGIASAVAMALVGAISSYISYQKKKLCFGIQQSLNADMVKAENPEAVVATEPQVQQTLLEPPNAEPPSAENTV from the exons TCCTGTCTCAGGACTTGAACCTGGCTGATGCCCTGGATGATGACAGTAAACCAA CGACTCCTTCCCCAAAGCCACCAAAACCAGCAGCACCAGGCGGGGGAACAGGAGGAG ACTTTAATCTAGAGGATTTACTCAATACCGATggcaccaccaccactaccaccaaAGTCCCACCCAAGGTTGTGCCCAAAGTCCCCGCAGGTACCAAGGCCCCAGTCAAGCCCAATCCCAAGCCAG CTGCCGATGACTTTGACCTGGCTGATGCCTTGGACCCCAACAATGACATTGGTGGCAAGGATAAGAACAAGGGGCAGGGAG GTGGATTTAGTAATGATGATCTGTTTGGTGTTGCTAAAGATGATAACTACAAACCTGACAAAGGCAAAG GTGACCGTCCAAGTGGTGGTGATCAAAATTACCATGATGATACCAATG aGCCGGCTGCAGAAGTGGGCACCATTGCCGGGATTGCTAGTGCAGTTGCTATGGCGCTGGTGGGTGCAATCAGCAGCTACATCTCCTaccagaagaagaagctgtGCTTCGGTATACAAC AGAGCCTGAATGCTGACATGGTGAAGGCTGAGAACCCCGAGGCTGTGGTGGCTACAGAACCACAAG TCCAACAGACTCTTCTGGAGCCACCCAATGCTGAACCTCCCTCTGCAGAGAATActgtgtaa
- the cd99l2 gene encoding CD99 antigen-like protein 2 isoform X3: protein MANRSLWSLCLLLALLLPLEVLSQDLNLADALDDDSKPTTPSPKPPKPAAPGGGTGGDFNLEDLLNTDGTTTTTTKVPPKVVPKVPAGTKAPVKPNPKPGGFSNDDLFGVAKDDNYKPDKGKGDRPSGGDQNYHDDTNEPAAEVGTIAGIASAVAMALVGAISSYISYQKKKLCFGIQQSLNADMVKAENPEAVVATEPQVQQTLLEPPNAEPPSAENTV, encoded by the exons TCCTGTCTCAGGACTTGAACCTGGCTGATGCCCTGGATGATGACAGTAAACCAA CGACTCCTTCCCCAAAGCCACCAAAACCAGCAGCACCAGGCGGGGGAACAGGAGGAG ACTTTAATCTAGAGGATTTACTCAATACCGATggcaccaccaccactaccaccaaAGTCCCACCCAAGGTTGTGCCCAAAGTCCCCGCAGGTACCAAGGCCCCAGTCAAGCCCAATCCCAAGCCAG GTGGATTTAGTAATGATGATCTGTTTGGTGTTGCTAAAGATGATAACTACAAACCTGACAAAGGCAAAG GTGACCGTCCAAGTGGTGGTGATCAAAATTACCATGATGATACCAATG aGCCGGCTGCAGAAGTGGGCACCATTGCCGGGATTGCTAGTGCAGTTGCTATGGCGCTGGTGGGTGCAATCAGCAGCTACATCTCCTaccagaagaagaagctgtGCTTCGGTATACAAC AGAGCCTGAATGCTGACATGGTGAAGGCTGAGAACCCCGAGGCTGTGGTGGCTACAGAACCACAAG TCCAACAGACTCTTCTGGAGCCACCCAATGCTGAACCTCCCTCTGCAGAGAATActgtgtaa